One region of Ignavibacteria bacterium genomic DNA includes:
- a CDS encoding 50S ribosomal protein L9 has translation MKVILRKNFEQLGQIGDVVDVKDGFARNFLIPRNIAFAAQKGNVRALEEEKKQLAKKKVKELQAAENLAAELEKVSVTIPVKVGEEDKIFGTVTTQMISDSLKEKGHDIDRRKIEIVEPIKSLGIYSVNIKLHPSVTAVVKTWVVRE, from the coding sequence ATGAAAGTTATATTAAGAAAAAACTTCGAACAACTCGGTCAGATTGGTGATGTGGTTGATGTAAAAGATGGTTTTGCACGTAACTTTTTGATTCCCCGCAATATCGCTTTCGCGGCCCAGAAAGGCAACGTTAGAGCGCTGGAAGAAGAAAAGAAACAGCTGGCAAAGAAAAAGGTTAAAGAGCTGCAGGCAGCCGAAAACCTGGCCGCTGAACTTGAAAAAGTATCTGTTACCATCCCCGTTAAAGTCGGCGAGGAAGATAAAATATTCGGTACTGTTACAACTCAGATGATAAGCGACAGCTTAAAGGAAAAAGGACACGATATAGACCGCCGCAAGATCGAAATCGTTGAACCTATTAAATCTCTGGGTATCTACAGCGTCAATATTAAACTCCATCCGAGCGTAACGGCTGTTGTTAAAACCTGGGTTGTTCGCGAATAG
- the rpsF gene encoding 30S ribosomal protein S6 — MQKNHYESAVIINAAIEEEQIEATINRISELIRVNGGEILEVEKWGRKRLAYTLDKTKSGYYVIFRFTAPTDLIAKLERMYQLDEFVLRFLTIVLDKFALEYIEKSKAAKAQEAETAQAEQAPAEEPAPAKTEEKTDKEVQ; from the coding sequence ATGCAGAAGAATCATTACGAAAGCGCAGTTATTATTAACGCTGCCATCGAAGAAGAACAGATCGAGGCTACTATCAACAGGATTTCAGAACTCATCCGGGTAAACGGAGGAGAGATTCTTGAAGTTGAAAAGTGGGGTAGAAAAAGACTAGCCTATACTTTAGATAAGACAAAAAGCGGTTATTATGTGATCTTTAGGTTTACTGCACCAACAGATCTGATCGCAAAGCTCGAAAGAATGTACCAGCTCGATGAGTTTGTACTGAGATTCTTAACGATCGTTTTGGATAAGTTCGCTCTGGAATATATTGAGAAAAGTAAGGCCGCTAAGGCTCAGGAAGCTGAAACTGCTCAGGCAGAACAGGCTCCGGCTGAAGAACCGGCTCCCGCTAAAACTGAAGAAAAAACGGATAAGGAAGTACAATAA
- a CDS encoding 30S ribosomal protein S18, with product MKNKRICKFCEANVTYIDYKDEKRLIKFLTEQGKIIPKRITGTCTKHQRELVTAIKRARQIALLPYVSEALK from the coding sequence ATGAAAAATAAAAGAATCTGCAAGTTCTGCGAGGCTAACGTAACATATATAGACTATAAGGATGAAAAGCGACTGATAAAGTTTCTGACCGAACAGGGCAAGATCATTCCCAAGAGAATTACTGGTACTTGTACCAAACATCAGAGGGAACTGGTTACTGCCATTAAAAGAGCCAGACAAATCGCTTTACTGCCTTATGTTTCTGAAGCCTTAAAGTAA
- a CDS encoding single-stranded DNA-binding protein: MGELKMPELNSILVAGNLTKDPIFRQTSNNTPVVNFSIAANRKYKDSSNNWQEDVCYVGVVAWNKLAESCKERLKKGSAVLVDGELQSRSWKTEDGHNRSIVEIKAKRIQFLNKVGKNSPNEGTFIDAAEDDLAFEDNSFDKFLSDEESELLNNQ, translated from the coding sequence ATGGGTGAATTAAAAATGCCTGAACTCAACAGCATATTGGTTGCAGGCAACTTAACAAAAGATCCAATATTCAGACAGACTTCAAACAATACGCCTGTTGTAAATTTTTCAATTGCTGCTAATCGTAAGTATAAGGACAGCTCCAATAACTGGCAGGAAGATGTCTGCTATGTGGGAGTTGTTGCCTGGAACAAACTGGCTGAAAGCTGCAAGGAAAGACTTAAAAAGGGCAGCGCAGTTCTGGTCGACGGCGAACTTCAGAGCAGAAGCTGGAAAACCGAAGACGGCCATAACAGAAGTATTGTCGAAATTAAAGCTAAAAGAATTCAGTTCCTCAATAAAGTCGGTAAAAATTCTCCGAACGAGGGCACATTTATCGATGCGGCTGAGGATGACTTGGCTTTTGAGGATAATTCTTTCGATAAGTTCTTATCAGATGAAGAATCGGAATTATTAAATAATCAATAA
- a CDS encoding 50S ribosomal protein L25, which yields MAEITLNANERQKSNKGANKQLRRQGSVPGVFYSKGQEPVLIEVPELALKPLIYTSEAHIVSLKVGDKEGLTCVLKDVQFDPVTDRVVHFDLHGINTSDKMEIEVPILLVGNAAGIKQGGVLQQVLHKLDVECLPKDMPEHLTVNVEKLNLGDSIHVRDLSFENIDVLNAPDAVVVSVVTPRAEKEATEEAAAEPEVIAKGKTDKEEE from the coding sequence ATGGCAGAAATAACATTAAATGCCAATGAAAGACAAAAAAGTAATAAAGGCGCGAATAAACAGCTTAGAAGACAGGGATCAGTTCCGGGTGTGTTTTATTCAAAAGGCCAGGAACCTGTTTTAATCGAAGTGCCTGAATTGGCTCTTAAACCCCTTATCTATACTTCTGAGGCTCATATCGTCAGCCTTAAAGTCGGTGATAAAGAAGGACTTACATGCGTCCTTAAAGACGTACAGTTTGACCCTGTGACAGACAGAGTCGTTCATTTCGACCTGCACGGCATCAATACTTCAGATAAGATGGAAATCGAAGTTCCTATCCTTCTGGTTGGGAATGCTGCCGGTATTAAACAGGGCGGTGTCTTACAGCAGGTGCTCCATAAGCTGGACGTTGAATGTCTGCCTAAGGACATGCCTGAACACCTGACAGTTAATGTCGAAAAACTGAACCTCGGCGATTCAATCCACGTCAGAGACCTGAGCTTCGAAAACATAGACGTTCTTAATGCTCCTGATGCTGTTGTCGTTTCAGTAGTTACCCCGAGAGCTGAAAAAGAAGCTACCGAAGAGGCTGCTGCTGAACCTGAAGTTATCGCCAAAGGCAAGACTGATAAAGAAGAAGAGTAA
- a CDS encoding aminoacyl-tRNA hydrolase encodes MRAIFAIGNPGSRYEKTRHNVGVMLLDYFAQKFDLSFKASKKSYYFAEGELNGSPFILIRPSTYVNLSGIAASDFISEHKLELEDFLVLYDDLNLSLAQLKVKLSGGDGGHNGISSVIYHLASDKFPRLRIGIGRNFSQGQMADYVLSTFSEEEFKALEPAFMTGSMMLEEYVKGGVKNMLDFYSIRRQSADPEGKDSEKENDAQ; translated from the coding sequence TTGCGGGCTATCTTTGCTATAGGAAATCCGGGGAGCCGTTATGAAAAGACCAGACATAACGTCGGCGTTATGCTCCTCGACTATTTCGCCCAAAAATTTGATCTCTCTTTTAAGGCTTCGAAGAAAAGCTATTATTTTGCCGAGGGGGAATTGAATGGCTCCCCCTTTATACTGATCAGGCCCAGCACTTATGTCAACTTAAGCGGTATTGCCGCAAGTGACTTTATTTCTGAACATAAGCTGGAGCTTGAAGATTTTCTGGTGCTTTATGACGACCTGAACCTCAGCCTGGCGCAGCTTAAGGTTAAGCTCTCGGGCGGCGATGGCGGCCATAACGGCATTAGTTCTGTTATTTATCATCTTGCTTCTGACAAGTTCCCCCGCCTGAGAATTGGCATTGGAAGGAATTTCTCTCAGGGGCAAATGGCCGATTATGTGCTGAGCACTTTCTCGGAAGAGGAATTTAAGGCTTTGGAGCCTGCCTTTATGACGGGAAGCATGATGCTCGAAGAGTACGTGAAAGGCGGCGTCAAAAATATGCTCGACTTTTACAGCATCCGCAGGCAGTCGGCCGATCCGGAAGGTAAGGACTCTGAGAAAGAAAATGACGCTCAATAG
- a CDS encoding TonB-dependent receptor — MKKLLLFFSLLLTFSFQTTTFGGALGTTGKIAGRVVDAATREPLPFVNIVVVGTSMGAATDMDGYYSILNLAPGTYSLKASAIGYNSTTVQNVKVSIDLTTKIDFDLSETSVQLNQDVVVVAQRPLVTKDLTASTSVIGATEIQSLPVTEFQEVLQLQAGVVGGNVRGGRSGEVVYAIDGVPVTDVYDGGTVVDVNANSIQEMQFVSGAFNAEYGRALSGYVNIATKDGDNNFTGTLNTYFGDYASTHTNIFRGINKFNPNSIHNYEGSLSGPIIKNVLYFYANARYIYFGGWLNGERRFNPWNITVNNATATDPSQRWVVMGYPTVVNPIDGKTYQAAGDGKLVSMNWNEKMYGQGKLTFKPLPEIKLTYNYIYDHVSYQDFDQAFTFNPDGNYKKFRWGNTNILSLTHTLGANTFYTVNGSYFFKEFRQYVYEDPNDPRYTNSVLLSQQPNDIPTFNTGGTQTQHFKRTTGSTALKFDLTSQITKSHQVKVGAEFNKHRLSFDNVNLLEETGLENPSVSGNPFARYRIPDINNPNENTGIDRYVRNPIEFSSYLQDKIELSELIINVGLRLDYFKPDGKVLTDPTDPDIYRPRNPANLAKTLEERRAYWYKDASSKVQLSPRLGVAFPITDRGVIHFSYGHFFQIPNFDLLYTNPEYKFVATGTGNFGIAGNPDLRPEQTISGEVGLQQALTEDLSVDITGYFRDIRDLAGTRADEIRMFGGAGTYSQYVNSDFGFVKGIIVTLTKRFSNNWSATIDYTLMTAKGNASDPAATRNMITSGQRPEMQILPLAWDQTHTVNATISYSSPDNWGFSFIGEYGSGFPYTPRRSINVSSLLTNSEMKPATFNVDLRAYKDFILFENYRLSFFARIYNLFDIKNQVGVYDDSGTADFTIDEYNFRLQNKPAIVNTLDEYYNNPTMYSEPRRVEFGASFFF; from the coding sequence ATGAAAAAATTGCTTCTGTTTTTTTCTTTGCTACTCACATTTTCTTTTCAAACTACTACATTTGGCGGCGCTCTGGGCACTACAGGTAAAATTGCCGGCAGGGTCGTCGATGCGGCAACACGCGAGCCGCTGCCTTTTGTCAATATAGTCGTCGTCGGCACCAGCATGGGTGCTGCCACCGATATGGACGGATATTACTCCATACTGAATTTAGCCCCCGGCACTTACAGCCTTAAGGCGTCAGCCATCGGATATAACAGCACGACTGTACAGAACGTTAAGGTATCTATAGACCTTACCACAAAAATTGATTTTGACTTAAGTGAAACAAGCGTTCAGCTGAACCAGGACGTGGTCGTTGTGGCGCAGCGCCCGCTGGTTACAAAAGACCTTACAGCATCAACTTCAGTCATAGGAGCAACTGAAATCCAGTCGCTGCCTGTAACTGAATTTCAGGAAGTCCTCCAGCTTCAGGCCGGCGTCGTTGGCGGTAACGTCCGTGGCGGCCGTTCTGGCGAAGTTGTTTATGCCATAGACGGTGTTCCTGTAACTGACGTTTATGACGGCGGTACCGTAGTTGACGTAAACGCCAACTCCATTCAGGAAATGCAGTTCGTCTCGGGCGCATTTAACGCTGAATACGGACGCGCCCTTTCAGGATACGTCAATATCGCAACCAAAGACGGCGATAACAACTTTACAGGTACACTTAATACCTACTTCGGCGATTACGCCAGCACGCATACAAATATATTCAGGGGCATAAATAAATTTAACCCCAATTCAATCCATAACTACGAGGGAAGCCTCAGCGGCCCGATCATCAAGAACGTACTCTACTTCTACGCCAATGCACGCTATATTTATTTCGGCGGCTGGCTTAATGGTGAAAGACGCTTCAACCCATGGAATATAACTGTAAATAACGCCACGGCAACAGACCCCAGCCAGAGATGGGTTGTTATGGGATACCCTACCGTCGTTAACCCGATTGACGGAAAGACCTATCAGGCCGCAGGCGACGGCAAACTCGTTTCAATGAACTGGAACGAAAAAATGTATGGGCAGGGAAAACTTACATTTAAGCCGCTTCCTGAAATTAAGCTGACTTATAACTATATCTATGACCACGTCAGCTACCAGGATTTTGACCAGGCCTTTACATTTAATCCCGATGGAAATTATAAAAAATTCCGCTGGGGCAATACAAACATTTTATCTTTAACACATACACTGGGAGCTAATACATTCTATACTGTCAACGGCTCATATTTCTTCAAGGAATTCAGGCAGTATGTCTACGAGGATCCTAACGACCCCAGGTATACAAACTCCGTTCTTTTATCACAGCAGCCGAACGATATACCTACTTTTAACACCGGCGGCACCCAGACACAGCACTTTAAGAGAACAACAGGTTCAACTGCCCTTAAGTTCGACCTTACTTCACAGATTACAAAATCACATCAGGTGAAAGTAGGTGCCGAGTTCAATAAACACAGATTAAGTTTTGATAACGTTAATCTGCTCGAGGAAACAGGACTTGAAAATCCTTCCGTAAGCGGAAATCCGTTTGCAAGATACCGTATCCCGGATATCAACAACCCTAACGAAAACACAGGCATTGACAGATACGTCAGAAATCCGATTGAATTCTCTTCTTACCTTCAGGATAAAATTGAACTTTCTGAACTTATTATAAATGTCGGCTTGAGACTGGATTACTTTAAGCCGGACGGAAAGGTGCTTACCGATCCTACTGATCCTGATATCTACAGGCCGAGAAATCCTGCAAACCTGGCTAAGACACTGGAAGAACGCAGAGCTTACTGGTATAAGGATGCTTCCTCAAAGGTTCAGCTTTCACCAAGACTTGGCGTGGCTTTCCCGATCACAGACCGCGGCGTAATACATTTTTCTTACGGCCACTTCTTCCAGATACCTAACTTTGATCTTTTATATACCAATCCGGAATATAAGTTCGTTGCAACAGGTACCGGTAACTTTGGCATCGCCGGTAACCCCGACCTCAGGCCTGAACAGACTATTTCAGGTGAAGTTGGACTCCAGCAGGCACTGACAGAAGACCTTTCGGTAGACATTACCGGATACTTCAGGGATATCAGGGACCTTGCCGGTACAAGAGCTGATGAAATAAGAATGTTCGGCGGCGCAGGAACCTACAGCCAGTACGTTAACAGCGACTTTGGATTTGTTAAAGGTATCATTGTTACGCTGACAAAAAGATTCTCTAACAACTGGTCTGCTACTATTGACTATACTTTAATGACTGCAAAGGGCAATGCTTCAGATCCTGCAGCTACACGTAACATGATCACAAGCGGACAGCGGCCTGAAATGCAGATCCTTCCGCTTGCCTGGGATCAGACACACACTGTAAATGCAACTATCAGCTATTCATCTCCGGATAACTGGGGCTTCAGCTTTATTGGCGAATATGGAAGCGGATTCCCTTATACCCCAAGACGCTCTATAAACGTTTCTTCGCTCCTTACAAACAGCGAGATGAAACCTGCAACATTTAATGTTGACCTGAGAGCCTATAAGGACTTTATCTTGTTCGAAAATTATAGATTGAGTTTCTTCGCACGTATTTATAACCTCTTCGACATTAAAAACCAGGTCGGTGTATATGACGACAGCGGAACGGCTGATTTTACTATCGATGAGTATAATTTCCGCCTGCAGAATAAACCGGCTATTGTTAATACACTGGATGAATATTATAATAACCCGACCATGTACAGCGAACCGCGCCGGGTTGAATTCGGAGCTTCATTCTTCTTTTAA